The following proteins come from a genomic window of Rutidosis leptorrhynchoides isolate AG116_Rl617_1_P2 chromosome 10, CSIRO_AGI_Rlap_v1, whole genome shotgun sequence:
- the LOC139872771 gene encoding DNA-directed RNA polymerases II and V subunit 6B-like, with amino-acid sequence MADDDYDMDTGGYDDEPVEPELDEGAEEEIDGDKQDEEDVPDPLLGDNEDRNEEGEPVEKPRKTIKYMTKYERARILGTRALQISMNAPVMVELEGETDPLEIAMKELRQRKIPFTIRRYLPDGSFEDWGVDELIVEDSWKRQVGGD; translated from the exons ATGGCTGACGATGATTATGATATGGACACCGGAgg TTACGACGATGAGCCAGTGGAGCCTGAACTCGAT GAAGGTGCTGAGGAAGAAATTGATGGAGACAAACAAGATGAGGAAGATGTTCCTGATCCACTTTTAGGTGATAATGAAGATAGGAATGAAGAAGGTGAACCTGTTGAAAAGCCCAGGAAAACGATTAAGTATATGACTAAGTATGAAAGAGCTCGAATCTTGGGTACTCGTGCTCTGCAAATCAG CATGAATGCTCCAGTGATGGTTGAGTTGGAGGGTGAAACTGACCCACTTGAG ATTGCTATGAAAGAGCTTAGGCAACGAAAGATACCCTTCACTATTCGTCGATACCTACCAGATGGAAG CTTTGAAGACTGGGGTGTCGATGAACTAATCGTGGAGGATTCTTGGAAGAGACAGGTTGGTGGGGACTAG